In a genomic window of Scyliorhinus torazame isolate Kashiwa2021f chromosome 5, sScyTor2.1, whole genome shotgun sequence:
- the LOC140418573 gene encoding uncharacterized protein produces the protein MEKPWKCGDCGKGFKAPSKVETHQRSHTGERPFTCSQCGKGFTQLSDLRRHQRVHTGERPFTCPQCGKGFTQLSNLQTHQRVHTGERPFTCSQCGKGFSDSSTLRTHQRVHTGERPFTCSQCGKEFSDSSNLRTHQRVHTGERPFTCSQCGKGFTRVSKLQTHQRVHTGERPFICSQCGKGFSDSSNLWAHQRVHTGERPFTCSQCGKGLAQLSDLRRHQRVHTGERPFTCSRCGKGFTQLSNLRRHQRVHTGETQSTSQCETGLHASSYLL, from the coding sequence atggagaaaccgtggaaatgtggggactgtgggaagggattcaaagccccgtCAAAGGTGGAAACTCATCAAcgtagtcacactggagagaggccattcacctgctctcagtgtgggaaaggattcactcagttatccgacctgcggagacaccagcgagttcacactggggagaggccgttcacctgccctcagtgtgggaaaggatttactcaattatccaacctgcagacacaccagcgagttcacactggggagaggccattcacctgctcccaatgtgggaagggattcagtgattcatccaccctgcggacacaccagcgggttcacactggggagaggccattcacctgctctcagtgtgggaaggaattcagtgattcatccaacctgcggacacaccagcgagttcacactggggagaggccattcacctgctctcagtgtgggaaaggatttactcgagtatccaaactacagacacatcagcgagttcacactggggagaggccattcatttgctctcagtgtgggaagggattcagtgattcatccaacctgtgggcacaccagcgagttcacactggggagaggccgttcacctgctctcagtgtgggaaaggactcgctcagttatccgacctgcggagacaccagcgagttcacactggggagaggccattcacctgctctcggtgtgggaagggatttactcaattatccaacctgcggagacaccagcgagttcacactggggagacgcagtccacctctcaatgtgagacgggattgcatgctTCATCgtacctgctgtga